The Balaenoptera acutorostrata chromosome 10, mBalAcu1.1, whole genome shotgun sequence genome has a window encoding:
- the LOC103001394 gene encoding putative olfactory receptor 2W6, protein MEQNNEMSGGDFILLGFLDQPQLEVILFVVVLISYLLTLLGNTAIILVSCLDSKLHTSMYFFLTNLSSLDLCFTTSIVPQLLWNLKGPAKTITPTGCAIQLYVSLSLGSTECVLLTIMAFDHYVAVCRPLNYTSVMHPSFCRSLAGIAWLSGPGQAPYTLLYCYNSHPQPPHIYSEEQGCDRSPEKTAEKRTKFLRKNQGNSDFLLWKLIKET, encoded by the exons ATGGAACAAAACAATGAAATGTCTGGGGGAGATTTTATTTTGCTTGGATTCTTAGACCAGCCTCAACTGGAGGTCATCCTTTTTGTGGTAGTTTTGATATCGTATCTTTTGACCCTCCTGGGCAACACAGCCATCATCCTGGTCTCCTGCCTGGACTCGAAACTTCACACATCTATGTATTTCTTCCTCACAAATCTCTCCTCTCTTGACCTTTGCTTCACTACCAGCATTGTCCCCCAGCTATTGTGGAACCTGAAGGGACCAGCCAAGACCATCACGCCAACGGGCTGTGCCATACAACTCTATGTGTCTCTCTCACTGGGTTCCACTGAGTGTGTTCTCCTTACCATCATGGCATTTGACCACTATGTAGCAGTCTGCAGACCTCTCAATTACACTAGTGTCATGCACCCATCATTTTGCAGGTCCTTAGCAGGAATAGCATGGCTAAGTGGA CCAGGGCAAGCTCCTTACACTCTTTTATACTGTTATAACTCCCACCCTCAACCCCCTCATATATACTCTGAGGAACAAGGATGTGACAGGAGCCCTGAGAAGACTGCTGAGAAGAGAACAAAATTCCTAAGGAAAAATCAGGGAAACAGTGACTTTCTGTTGTGGAAACTTATTAAAGAGACATAA